A genomic stretch from Desulfolutivibrio sulfodismutans DSM 3696 includes:
- a CDS encoding 4Fe-4S ferredoxin: protein MRRIVEGVNRWMSDRTHNALFPGSDQPAFDQPLLGHARGDDPLFAWIKQDIGPDFFWTPLEAYQAAFPGDAAQPEELSVIAWVLPQTAATRAAQARATQTPSLEWTMARHHGEAVNEALRRFVVEHLAGRGIAAVAPVLLPQWRKDLSARYGFASSWSERHAAHVCGLGCFGLSDGLITALGKAVRVGSVVARMVLPPVARPYDRHDAWCLRAVGVDCRACMKRCPAGAITEAGHDKAVCQAYLREVTEPYVAREQMGFAVSSCGLCQTGVPCEKTNPTAKRTRRAARE from the coding sequence CGACCAACCCCTTCTCGGCCACGCCCGGGGGGACGATCCCCTTTTTGCCTGGATCAAACAGGACATCGGGCCGGATTTTTTCTGGACGCCGCTTGAGGCCTATCAGGCGGCCTTCCCCGGGGATGCGGCCCAGCCGGAAGAGCTTTCGGTCATCGCCTGGGTGCTGCCCCAGACCGCAGCCACCCGGGCCGCCCAGGCCCGGGCCACCCAGACGCCGAGCCTGGAATGGACCATGGCCCGGCATCACGGCGAGGCGGTCAACGAGGCCTTGCGGCGGTTCGTGGTGGAGCATCTGGCCGGGCGCGGGATTGCGGCCGTGGCCCCGGTGCTTCTGCCGCAGTGGCGAAAGGATCTGTCGGCGCGCTACGGGTTCGCCTCCAGTTGGTCCGAGCGCCACGCCGCCCATGTCTGCGGCTTGGGCTGTTTCGGCCTGTCCGACGGCCTGATCACGGCCCTGGGCAAGGCCGTGCGGGTGGGGTCCGTGGTGGCCCGCATGGTCCTGCCGCCGGTGGCGCGGCCCTACGACCGCCATGACGCCTGGTGTCTGCGGGCCGTGGGCGTAGACTGCCGGGCCTGCATGAAACGCTGTCCGGCCGGGGCCATCACCGAGGCCGGGCACGACAAGGCGGTCTGCCAGGCCTACCTGCGGGAGGTGACGGAACCGTATGTGGCCCGGGAGCAGATGGGTTTCGCCGTGTCCAGTTGCGGGCTGTGCCAGACCGGTGTGCCCTGCGAAAAGACGAACCCCACGGCAAAACGCACACGCCGCGCCGCCAGGGAGTGA
- a CDS encoding DVU_1551 family NTP transferase, translated as MTTGLDIPAATSEDRPYLHNMSTSRVHGESMKHCFAAVIPAAGLSSRLPAFKPLLPLGDASTLGRVVRACRQAKIREIIVVTGHRAAEVGAEAVRLGARAVHNPDFLRGMFSSVCAGLAAVSGDAQGVFVHPVDIPLVRSHVHMRLTDRFASSPAPVLFPTYGGRRGHPPLLRAAMIPEVLAWDGDGGLCGALTALDGEDVEVACAQIHFDMDDDAAYFKALGLLARLDVPGPDEARIMLTSYFGVPPRGRAHAEAVARAAVALARALNRLGAGLDVRLVESAALLHDLAKGRPQHEAEGGRELLRLGFPILADIVACHRDTNLGETDPLTEKEIVYLADKLVRCDRFVGLEARFREKLDMFEGDAAAQTAIRGRRQRARGVLARVEREAGMDAAAILSLAGMVVGAGEAGGACAG; from the coding sequence ATGACCACCGGACTTGACATCCCGGCCGCAACCTCCGAGGACAGACCGTACCTGCACAACATGAGCACGTCACGGGTACATGGAGAGAGCATGAAGCACTGTTTCGCCGCCGTCATTCCCGCCGCCGGGCTGTCTTCCCGGCTTCCGGCCTTCAAGCCCCTTTTGCCCCTGGGAGACGCCTCCACCCTGGGACGGGTGGTGCGGGCCTGCCGTCAGGCAAAGATTCGCGAGATCATCGTGGTCACCGGGCACCGGGCTGCCGAGGTCGGGGCCGAGGCCGTGCGGCTGGGAGCCCGCGCCGTGCACAACCCCGATTTTTTACGCGGCATGTTTTCCTCGGTGTGCGCCGGGCTGGCCGCCGTGTCCGGCGACGCGCAGGGCGTGTTCGTCCATCCCGTGGACATTCCCCTGGTCCGCTCTCATGTGCATATGCGGCTTACGGACCGCTTCGCCAGCTCCCCCGCGCCGGTCCTTTTCCCCACATACGGCGGGCGCAGGGGGCATCCGCCGCTTCTGCGGGCCGCGATGATCCCCGAGGTGCTGGCCTGGGACGGGGACGGCGGGCTTTGCGGGGCGCTTACCGCCCTGGACGGCGAGGATGTGGAGGTGGCCTGCGCCCAGATCCATTTCGACATGGACGACGACGCGGCCTATTTCAAGGCCCTGGGACTTTTGGCCCGCCTGGATGTGCCAGGCCCCGACGAGGCCCGGATCATGCTCACCTCCTATTTCGGCGTGCCGCCGCGCGGCCGCGCCCATGCCGAGGCCGTGGCCCGGGCGGCGGTGGCCCTGGCCCGGGCCCTGAACCGCCTGGGGGCCGGACTCGACGTGCGGCTGGTGGAGTCGGCGGCCCTTTTGCACGACCTGGCCAAGGGCCGACCGCAGCACGAGGCCGAGGGAGGCCGGGAGCTTCTGCGGCTGGGGTTCCCGATCCTGGCGGACATCGTGGCCTGCCACCGGGATACCAACCTTGGCGAGACCGACCCCTTGACTGAAAAAGAGATCGTCTATCTGGCGGACAAGCTGGTGCGTTGCGACCGCTTTGTAGGCCTGGAGGCCAGGTTCCGGGAGAAGCTGGACATGTTCGAGGGCGACGCCGCCGCCCAGACGGCCATACGCGGCCGCCGCCAGCGGGCCCGGGGCGTGTTGGCCCGGGTGGAGCGCGAGGCGGGCATGGATGCGGCGGCCATCCTGTCCCTGGCCGGGATGGTCGTGGGGGCGGGCGAGGCGGGCGGGGCGTGCGCCGGGTAA
- a CDS encoding histidine phosphatase family protein, producing MRRVRVWLFRHGELPQVSPRRFVGQSDIALSEAGRRQAGYWASALARIPFALAVASDLSRCLETARIMLAGRDIFLRREPRLREIALGDWEGLTVAGVRERFPGHYEARGADLAGFRPSGGESFADVQARAGAALEALISEAGQVREAGGADAALGDRDGGWAEVLAVAHGGVNRTLLCGLLDMPLGNLFRLGQDYGCLNLLEFTDGGPGVAAVNIRPESAFGPV from the coding sequence GTGCGCCGGGTAAGGGTGTGGCTTTTCCGGCACGGGGAGTTGCCCCAGGTTTCCCCGCGCCGGTTCGTGGGCCAGTCGGACATCGCCCTGTCGGAGGCCGGACGGCGGCAGGCCGGGTATTGGGCCTCGGCCTTGGCCCGGATTCCCTTTGCCCTGGCCGTGGCCTCGGACCTCTCCCGCTGCCTGGAGACGGCCCGGATCATGCTTGCGGGCCGCGACATTTTCTTGCGCCGGGAACCCCGGCTGCGCGAGATCGCGCTCGGGGACTGGGAGGGGCTGACCGTGGCCGGGGTGCGGGAACGGTTTCCCGGACATTACGAGGCCAGGGGGGCGGATCTGGCCGGGTTCCGTCCGAGCGGGGGCGAGAGCTTCGCCGACGTGCAGGCCCGGGCCGGGGCGGCCCTGGAGGCCCTCATTTCCGAGGCTGGCCAGGTTCGGGAGGCCGGGGGGGCGGATGCGGCCTTGGGCGACCGGGACGGAGGCTGGGCCGAGGTGCTGGCCGTGGCCCACGGCGGGGTCAACCGTACGCTGTTGTGCGGGCTGTTGGACATGCCCCTGGGAAATCTCTTCCGTCTGGGCCAGGACTACGGCTGCCTCAACCTGCTGGAATTTACGGACGGCGGCCCGGGCGTGGCGGCCGTGAACATCCGGCCCGAATCGGCGTTCGGCCCGGTCTGA
- a CDS encoding GNAT family N-acetyltransferase, whose product MDSTRKVELREGYEPGAVGRIVELHGRYYAGEWGSGAPFELLIAREVGEFLEGYDVAHDLLVTAHLGEAMIGSLAMVGRTARPGWAQMRFVIVDPACHRRGAGKAMLRRGLSWSREHGFAGIFLWTVDNLPASRAMYEKAGFRVAECCPDDRYTLPRDCLRMELVL is encoded by the coding sequence ATGGATTCGACGCGAAAGGTGGAATTGCGCGAGGGCTACGAGCCCGGGGCGGTGGGCCGCATCGTGGAGTTGCACGGCCGGTATTATGCCGGGGAATGGGGCTCGGGCGCGCCGTTTGAGCTGTTGATCGCCCGAGAGGTGGGCGAATTTCTGGAAGGCTACGACGTAGCCCACGACCTGCTGGTCACCGCCCATCTGGGCGAGGCCATGATCGGCTCCCTGGCCATGGTCGGCCGCACGGCCCGCCCAGGCTGGGCCCAGATGCGCTTCGTCATCGTGGACCCGGCCTGCCATCGCCGGGGAGCGGGCAAGGCCATGCTGCGCCGGGGGCTTTCCTGGAGCCGGGAACACGGTTTTGCCGGAATTTTTTTGTGGACCGTGGACAACCTGCCCGCATCGCGGGCCATGTACGAGAAAGCCGGGTTCCGGGTGGCGGAATGCTGTCCCGACGACCGCTACACCCTGCCCCGGGACTGCCTGCGCATGGAACTTGTCCTGTGA